One window from the genome of Garra rufa chromosome 1, GarRuf1.0, whole genome shotgun sequence encodes:
- the LOC141343805 gene encoding ecto-ADP-ribosyltransferase 4-like, with protein sequence MLLIIEALLLISAALGQDHRAVKEAMIYPLDMAPDSVDDQYNGCTKEMLRLVQTVYIKNELSDPNSPFTKAWKDGFHRSKQPEDNLTKNHSIAIYVYTDNRVYTDFNKDVNAGKQKYKDNKYKWYSLHFLLTEAIQILKKTQNKCYSTYRGTKVEFDKDVNGKKVRFGLFASSSLNRYTARSFGSKSCFEIYTCEGADVTKYSAFHTEKEVLIPPYEKFEVTDVKTSKGQKDLWCETVYVLKNSGKRSDLNCFNSGNRVNVFNILLIVALFVKTLIC encoded by the exons ATGCTGCTGATCATTGAAGCTCTTCTTCTCATTTCAGCTGCTCTAGGACAG GATCACAGAGCTGTTAAAGAAGCAATGATATATCCTTTGGATATGGCACCCGATTCAGTTGATGATCAATATAACGGCTGCACAAAGGAAATGCTACGTCTGGTGCAGacagtatatataaaaaatgaattgTCTGATCCTAATTCACCATTTACAAAGGCTTGGAAAGATGGATTTCACCGTTCCAAACAACCAGAAGATAACCTGACAAAAAATCACTCTATTGCCATTTATGTGTACACTGATAATAGAGTATATACAGACTTCAACAAGGATGTTAATGCTGGTAAGCAAAAATACAAAGACAACAAATACAAATGGTATTCACTTCACTTTTTGTTAACAGAAGCGATACAGATTCTgaagaaaacacaaaataaatgctATTCAACTTATCGTGGTACTAAAGTTGAGTTTGATAAGGATGTTAATGGCAAAAAAGTTCGTTTTGGCTTATTTGCTTCATCCTCTCTTAATCGTTATACAGCACGCAGTTTTGGATCTAAGTCTTGTTTTGAAATCTACACTTGTGAAGGAGCTGATGTAACAAAATATTctgcttttcacactgagaaagAGGTACTGATTCCTCCATATGAGAAGTTTGAGGTCACTGATGTCAAGACAAGTAAGGGTCAGAAAGATCTCTGGTGTGAGACTGTGTATGTGTTGAAAAACTCAGGAAAAAGAAGTGACCTGAACTGTTTTAACAGCGGAAACCGTgtcaatgtttttaatattttactaattGTAGCATTATTTGTCAAAACGCTTATCTGCTAA